CGGGTTCAAGAGATTGCCATTGAAAGTGTATGCCTAATCTTTCACCCCTTCCTCGCCGTGCGTTAATAAAAAAACTAAAGAAAGTTGGTTTTTCTGGTCCTTTTCCGTCTGCTCGACATGAATATATGAAACGAGACAATATAAAGATTTTCATCCCTAATCCGCACGGCAAAGATATTGGTTTACCAATTATAAAAAAAATCATTAATCAGCTAAAACTTTCTAATCAAGAATTTTTAGACCTATAGCAGATATTTAGAATTTGATATTGCCAGCTCCTTTGTTTTAAAGGAGC
The nucleotide sequence above comes from Candidatus Nealsonbacteria bacterium. Encoded proteins:
- a CDS encoding type II toxin-antitoxin system HicA family toxin, with the protein product MPNLSPLPRRALIKKLKKVGFSGPFPSARHEYMKRDNIKIFIPNPHGKDIGLPIIKKIINQLKLSNQEFLDL